In Reichenbachiella agarivorans, one genomic interval encodes:
- a CDS encoding c-type cytochrome has protein sequence MFKKYSYNSIMGRNNVICVLFLSLIFSVLLTQNVAVAQDAADDGIPSDEAVISSGEKLFKANCTVCHAVQEKVVGPALKDVHKRRDVAWITAFVQNSQKVIQSGDDYAVKLYEQYNKTEMTSFDFNDEEILSIVAYLKSESNKEPVAEATVASETSDGVEATAEQPSGYVNVLMIIILIILVLILVVLAMIISVLKKYLAQKDGLAEEDQEIVGQTFDVVALVKSNAFLGLVAFIFTAIVLKSVIDGLFTVGVQQGYQPTQPIAFSHKIHAGDNQIDCNYCHTGVRKSKNANIPSPNICMNCHSAIKTESPEIQKIYTAIETGQPIEWERIHNLPDLAYFNHSQHVAVGEIECQTCHGPIEEMDVVYQYAPLTMGWCINCHRETDVNTKGNEYYDNLVELHAEHSKEPMKVEDNGGLECAKCHY, from the coding sequence ATGTTCAAAAAATATAGTTACAATTCTATTATGGGGCGTAACAACGTAATATGCGTGTTGTTCCTCTCACTAATTTTTTCAGTTTTATTGACTCAAAATGTAGCAGTAGCGCAAGACGCTGCTGATGACGGGATTCCGAGTGATGAGGCAGTAATTTCAAGTGGAGAAAAATTATTCAAGGCCAATTGTACGGTATGTCATGCGGTTCAAGAGAAAGTTGTAGGTCCTGCATTAAAGGACGTGCACAAGAGACGAGATGTTGCGTGGATCACTGCATTTGTCCAAAACTCGCAAAAGGTAATCCAAAGTGGAGATGATTATGCGGTTAAGTTGTACGAGCAGTACAATAAAACCGAGATGACTTCTTTTGATTTCAACGATGAGGAGATTTTGTCGATCGTGGCTTATCTCAAATCTGAATCTAACAAAGAACCTGTTGCTGAGGCTACAGTAGCTAGCGAAACTTCTGATGGAGTAGAGGCTACAGCAGAGCAACCATCAGGTTACGTCAATGTTTTGATGATCATCATTTTGATCATTCTGGTGTTGATCTTGGTGGTCCTCGCAATGATCATCTCGGTGTTGAAGAAATACTTAGCACAGAAGGATGGGCTTGCTGAAGAAGATCAGGAGATTGTCGGTCAGACTTTTGATGTGGTTGCATTGGTTAAGAGCAACGCATTTTTAGGTTTGGTAGCCTTCATATTTACAGCTATCGTGTTGAAATCTGTCATCGATGGACTATTCACTGTTGGTGTTCAGCAAGGATATCAGCCTACTCAACCTATCGCATTCTCACACAAGATACACGCAGGTGACAATCAAATAGACTGTAACTATTGCCATACGGGAGTAAGAAAGAGCAAGAATGCTAACATTCCTTCTCCCAATATATGTATGAACTGTCACTCGGCTATTAAGACCGAGTCTCCTGAGATTCAGAAAATTTATACGGCGATAGAGACAGGTCAACCCATCGAATGGGAAAGAATACACAATCTTCCAGATTTGGCATATTTCAACCACTCGCAACACGTCGCTGTGGGTGAAATAGAATGTCAGACCTGTCATGGTCCTATCGAAGAGATGGATGTAGTGTATCAATATGCACCGTTGACCATGGGATGGTGTATCAACTGCCACAGAGAGACAGATGTCAATACCAAAGGCAATGAATACTACGACAACTTGGTAGAATTGCATGCAGAGCATAGCAAGGAGCCTATGAAGGTTGAAGACAATGGCGGCTTGGAATGCGCTAAATGTCACTATTAA
- a CDS encoding TAT-variant-translocated molybdopterin oxidoreductase — translation MKETKKQYWKGLEELTKNPEFEKNAEKEFPEYLPINGESEGAGASRRDFLKLMGFGVAAASLAACETPVRKAIPYLNKPVDVDPGVPNYYASTYVNGSDYCSVVVKTREGRPIKLAGNKLSTVSGGGTSSQVEASVLSLYDKERLKGPELDGKSVTWAELDKAVVSKFSAAGKIALISNSVFSPSTLAAIDQLKEKYAGIDHIQYDQVSFSGMLAANEKSFGKRTVPSYDFSKADTILSFDADFLGNWINHTLHSKQFAQTRRLSDKKKTMSRLYSFESNLSLTGSNADYRVAIKPSQQASYIANLYNLLAAKAGVTAIKAAKLADTAVLTKAANDLWASKGKSLVVSGSNDENVQVIVNAINNLLGCYGTTIDLSVSVNTRKGNDKEMVNFIKSLNAGNYDGVLFFNCNPVYDHALGSQLAEGLKKAKFTLSTSERKDETASLVSAIAPDTHFLESWNDFEPVTGKFSFSQPTISPLFDSRQAGESFLAWAGNSTSYFDFLKGRWTADQTGDVQGFWDKTLQDGVIEKPTEASETAAFAGDVAGAASAITTIESDIELSVYENYSVGNGTQANNPWLQEMPDPITKAVWDNYLTISPAMAEELGLKLGDMTTQLVNLTVGNQTIKLPALVQPGQAKGTVGIAIGFGRTKAGKVADGVGVNAYPLIDYKSGAQNMSITSGVKVELSGEEYRIAQTQTHQTYMGRENVIQESILSKYQKDPGAGRSNPMISTYSGKEKPGAISLWSGHKYPNHHWGMTIDLNSCTGCGSCTVSCQAENNVPVVGKQEVLNRREMTWLRIDRYYSFDEEIVDSKSGALAKNAAMEVAAENPEVTFQPMMCQQCNNAPCETVCPVAATNHSTEGLNQMAYNRCIGTRYCANNCPYKVRRFNWFKYHDNDQFPENTSMNNDLGKMVLNPDVTVRARGVMEKCSFCVQRIQAGKLDAKMEGRRPVDGEITSACAAACPSEAIVFGDMKDPNSRISKLLKLEEGENGPEVKEPRAYHVLEELSVKPNVWYFTKIRNKENETQG, via the coding sequence ATGAAAGAAACCAAAAAGCAATACTGGAAAGGATTAGAGGAACTGACCAAAAATCCAGAATTCGAGAAAAATGCTGAAAAAGAATTTCCTGAGTATTTGCCAATTAATGGTGAATCAGAAGGAGCCGGAGCAAGTAGAAGGGACTTTTTGAAGTTGATGGGCTTTGGTGTTGCTGCGGCATCACTTGCAGCTTGTGAGACTCCAGTAAGAAAGGCAATCCCTTATTTGAACAAGCCTGTCGATGTAGATCCAGGTGTGCCAAATTATTATGCTTCTACTTATGTCAATGGTAGTGACTATTGCAGTGTAGTAGTGAAGACCAGAGAAGGTCGCCCAATTAAATTGGCTGGAAATAAACTTTCTACTGTCAGTGGAGGCGGTACTTCATCTCAAGTAGAGGCATCTGTTTTGTCTCTATATGACAAAGAAAGACTGAAAGGGCCTGAGTTGGATGGCAAGTCTGTCACATGGGCGGAATTGGACAAGGCAGTTGTATCTAAGTTTTCTGCTGCGGGTAAAATAGCTTTGATTAGCAATTCGGTGTTCTCTCCATCTACTTTGGCAGCAATTGACCAATTGAAGGAGAAGTATGCAGGCATAGATCATATCCAATACGATCAGGTTTCATTCAGCGGAATGTTGGCTGCCAATGAGAAGTCATTTGGTAAGCGTACAGTTCCTTCATACGATTTTAGCAAAGCAGATACCATTTTATCTTTTGATGCGGACTTCTTAGGAAACTGGATCAATCATACTTTGCACAGCAAACAGTTTGCACAGACAAGAAGATTGAGTGATAAGAAGAAAACCATGTCGAGGTTGTATTCTTTCGAATCAAACCTTTCTTTGACTGGTTCTAACGCAGACTATAGAGTGGCGATTAAGCCCTCTCAACAAGCAAGTTACATTGCTAACCTTTACAATCTGCTTGCTGCTAAAGCAGGTGTAACAGCTATCAAAGCTGCTAAATTGGCCGATACAGCTGTGTTGACCAAGGCAGCCAATGACCTTTGGGCTAGCAAAGGCAAGTCTTTGGTCGTGTCAGGATCGAATGACGAAAATGTACAAGTGATAGTCAATGCAATCAACAATTTATTAGGTTGTTATGGCACGACAATAGATTTATCCGTTTCTGTAAACACCAGAAAGGGAAATGACAAGGAAATGGTAAACTTCATCAAGAGCCTCAATGCAGGCAACTACGATGGAGTTTTGTTTTTTAATTGCAATCCAGTTTATGATCACGCTTTAGGATCACAACTAGCCGAAGGATTGAAGAAGGCGAAGTTTACGCTTTCTACTTCTGAAAGAAAAGATGAAACCGCTTCTTTGGTTTCAGCAATTGCACCAGATACTCACTTTTTAGAATCTTGGAATGATTTTGAGCCAGTAACTGGTAAATTCAGTTTCTCTCAACCTACGATCTCTCCTTTATTTGATAGCAGACAAGCTGGAGAATCTTTCTTGGCTTGGGCTGGTAATTCTACTTCTTACTTTGATTTCTTGAAGGGAAGATGGACTGCTGATCAAACAGGAGATGTACAGGGATTCTGGGATAAGACTTTGCAGGATGGTGTGATTGAAAAGCCGACCGAAGCATCAGAAACAGCTGCTTTTGCAGGAGATGTTGCAGGAGCAGCTAGTGCCATCACCACGATAGAATCTGATATTGAACTTTCAGTTTACGAGAATTATTCAGTAGGTAACGGTACTCAGGCCAACAATCCTTGGTTGCAAGAAATGCCTGATCCTATCACCAAAGCTGTTTGGGATAATTATTTGACGATTTCTCCAGCTATGGCTGAGGAATTGGGATTGAAATTAGGAGACATGACTACTCAATTGGTCAATTTGACCGTTGGGAATCAAACGATAAAGTTGCCTGCGCTGGTTCAGCCAGGACAGGCCAAAGGAACTGTTGGTATCGCTATCGGATTTGGTAGAACCAAAGCTGGTAAAGTAGCCGACGGTGTAGGTGTGAATGCCTATCCTTTGATTGATTACAAATCAGGAGCTCAAAATATGAGTATCACTTCTGGTGTGAAGGTTGAGTTGAGTGGAGAAGAATACAGAATTGCTCAGACACAGACTCACCAGACATACATGGGTAGAGAGAATGTCATTCAAGAGTCTATTCTTTCTAAATACCAAAAGGATCCAGGGGCTGGTAGAAGCAATCCAATGATTTCAACTTACAGTGGTAAGGAGAAACCAGGTGCAATATCGCTTTGGTCAGGTCACAAATACCCAAATCACCATTGGGGGATGACTATAGACTTGAACTCTTGTACAGGTTGTGGATCTTGTACGGTATCATGTCAAGCGGAAAACAACGTGCCAGTTGTAGGCAAGCAAGAAGTTCTCAACAGAAGAGAGATGACTTGGTTGAGAATCGATAGATACTACAGCTTTGACGAGGAGATAGTGGATAGCAAGAGTGGAGCTTTGGCGAAGAATGCTGCGATGGAAGTAGCTGCCGAAAATCCAGAAGTGACTTTCCAACCGATGATGTGTCAGCAGTGTAACAACGCTCCTTGTGAGACTGTTTGTCCAGTTGCTGCCACCAACCACTCTACGGAAGGTCTCAACCAAATGGCTTATAACAGATGTATTGGTACAAGATATTGTGCTAACAACTGTCCATATAAAGTAAGAAGATTTAACTGGTTCAAGTATCATGACAATGATCAATTCCCAGAAAACACTTCGATGAACAATGATTTGGGTAAAATGGTATTGAACCCAGACGTGACTGTTCGTGCAAGAGGTGTCATGGAGAAATGTTCTTTCTGTGTTCAGAGAATTCAGGCAGGTAAGCTGGATGCTAAAATGGAAGGAAGAAGACCAGTTGATGGTGAGATTACCTCTGCTTGTGCTGCGGCTTGTCCGTCTGAGGCGATTGTGTTTGGAGACATGAAAGATCCTAATTCTAGAATTTCTAAGTTGTTGAAATTGGAAGAAGGTGAGAATGGACCAGAAGTAAAGGAGCCAAGAGCATACCACGTATTGGAAGAGCTTTCTGTGAAGCCAAACGTGTGGTACTTCACCAAGATTAGAAATAAAGAAAACGAAACGCAAGGTTAA
- the lysA gene encoding diaminopimelate decarboxylase: protein MAVQTPFYHYDIELLENTLQTLTAAIPSSNFKVHYAIKANAEPRILQTIRKYGLGADCVSGNEITRALECGYAPSEIVLAGVGKSDAELNTAISNGIHSINCESIEELEVINEIAEQNNRVAHISFRINPNVDAKTHHKITTGLSENKFGIPISEVSRAIAEIRKMNALKLTGVHFHIGSQILSMDPFIKLCTQVNTLLDEMEAEGVELEHINVGGGLGIDYLNPDGNPIPDFEKYFAVFHEHLQVRPGQTVHFELGRSVVAQCGSLISKVLYVKKGATKNFAIIDAGMTELIRPALYDSHHEMENITADAAMGMDTYSVVGPICESSDVFGQLEMPITKRGDIIKIKSAGAYGQVLSSNYNLRDSAIAYYSDEMTLNACIGKEEQVAIS, encoded by the coding sequence ATGGCAGTACAAACACCCTTTTACCACTACGACATAGAGCTACTAGAAAACACGCTACAGACCCTAACTGCAGCTATTCCTAGTTCAAATTTCAAGGTGCATTACGCCATTAAAGCCAACGCTGAACCTCGCATTCTACAAACCATTCGCAAATATGGACTCGGAGCAGATTGTGTCAGTGGCAATGAAATCACCAGAGCTTTAGAATGTGGTTATGCTCCATCCGAAATTGTATTGGCTGGAGTGGGTAAAAGTGATGCAGAACTCAATACAGCTATTTCTAATGGAATCCACAGCATCAACTGTGAGTCTATCGAAGAACTAGAAGTGATCAATGAGATCGCAGAACAAAACAACCGTGTTGCCCACATCTCATTCAGAATCAACCCGAATGTAGATGCCAAAACACATCACAAAATTACCACAGGACTGAGTGAAAACAAATTTGGGATTCCGATCAGTGAAGTAAGTAGGGCAATCGCTGAAATAAGAAAAATGAACGCTCTAAAATTGACAGGTGTTCATTTCCACATTGGTTCGCAGATTCTATCTATGGATCCGTTTATCAAACTTTGTACGCAGGTCAATACGCTGTTGGACGAAATGGAAGCGGAAGGTGTGGAACTGGAGCATATCAACGTGGGTGGTGGTTTAGGCATTGACTATCTCAACCCTGATGGCAACCCTATTCCCGATTTTGAAAAATATTTCGCGGTATTCCATGAACACCTTCAGGTAAGACCAGGCCAGACTGTTCATTTTGAACTGGGCAGGTCAGTAGTCGCACAATGTGGCTCTTTGATCTCCAAGGTACTGTATGTCAAAAAAGGCGCAACCAAAAACTTCGCCATCATCGATGCAGGCATGACAGAACTCATCAGACCAGCACTGTACGACTCTCATCATGAAATGGAAAATATCACGGCAGACGCTGCGATGGGTATGGATACTTACTCTGTCGTAGGTCCAATCTGCGAAAGTTCAGATGTATTTGGACAACTAGAAATGCCCATTACCAAGAGAGGCGACATTATCAAAATAAAATCTGCTGGAGCTTATGGTCAGGTACTCAGCTCCAATTACAACCTTAGAGATAGTGCCATTGCGTACTATTCGGATGAAATGACACTCAATGCTTGCATTGGCAAAGAGGAACAAGTGGCTATCTCCTAA